CATACGTGACCATATTGACCACGACCACCGGACTGACGAACGAATTTACCTTCGACACGTGCTGGAGCACGGAACGTTTCACGGTAAGCAACCTGTGGTTTACCCACATTTGTTTCCACCTTGAACTCACGACGCATACGGTCAATGATGATGTCCAAGTGAAGCTCACCCATACCCGCCAAGATGGTTTGACCTGTTTCTTCGTTAGTATGAGCGCGAAGAGTTGGATCCTCTTCAGTCAACTTACCGAGAGCTACAGACATTTTATCTTGGTCAGCTTTGGTTTTAGGCTCAACCGCGATTTCGATAACCGGATCAGGGAAGTTCATGGACTCGAGAATAACAGGACTCTTCTCATCACACAGTGTATCACCTGTACCTGTATCTTTCAAACCTACGGCAGCCGCAATATCACCAGAGTAAACTACAGTGATTTCTTGACGACTGTTCGCATGCATTTGAAGAATACGTCCGATACGTTCGCGTTTACCTTTTGTTGCATTCAATACGTAAGAACCGGATTGAAGAACACCGGAGTATACGCGGAAGAATGTCAACTTACCAACGTAAGGATCCGTCATGATTTTGAATGCCAATGCGGAGAATGGCTCTTCATCGGAAGAGTGACGTTCAACTTCCGTACCGTCTTCCAAATGCCCTTGAATACTTGGCACATCAATAGGAGCCGGCAAATAGTCGAGAACAGCATCCAACATCAGCTGAACACCTTTATTGCGGTAAGAAGATCCACAGATAACTGGGAAGATTTTAACTTCTACAACACCTTTACGGAGAGCGGCTTTAATTTCGGCAACCGAAATTTCTTCGCCTTCCAGGTATTTCATTGTCAATTCTTCGTCCAGTTCAGCAACCTTCTCGATCAATTCATTACGAAGTTCTTCAACTTGATCTTTGAATTCCGCAGGAACTTCTACTTCTTCGATATCTTGACCAAGATCATCTTTGTACATATGAGCTTTTTGTTCAACGATATCGATAATACCAGTAAAATCATTTTCTGCGCCGATTGGCAATTGAATCGCAACTGCGTTCGCTTGAAGGCGATCACGCATGTCAGAGACAACATTCAGGAAGTCGGCACCAATGATATCCATTTTGTTTACATATGCGATCCGTGGAACGCCGTAGCGATCAGCCTGTCTCCATACGGTTTCGGACTGAGGCTCAACGCCTTCTTTCGCACTGAAAACACCAACTGCTCCGTCCAATACACGAAGGGAACGTTCAACTTCAACAGTGAAGTCAACGTGCCCCGGGGTGTCGATG
The Paenibacillus peoriae DNA segment above includes these coding regions:
- the fusA gene encoding elongation factor G, translated to MAREFSLKNTRNIGIMAHIDAGKTTTTERILFYTGRTHKIGEVHEGAATMDWMEQEQERGITITSAATTAAWKGHRVNIIDTPGHVDFTVEVERSLRVLDGAVGVFSAKEGVEPQSETVWRQADRYGVPRIAYVNKMDIIGADFLNVVSDMRDRLQANAVAIQLPIGAENDFTGIIDIVEQKAHMYKDDLGQDIEEVEVPAEFKDQVEELRNELIEKVAELDEELTMKYLEGEEISVAEIKAALRKGVVEVKIFPVICGSSYRNKGVQLMLDAVLDYLPAPIDVPSIQGHLEDGTEVERHSSDEEPFSALAFKIMTDPYVGKLTFFRVYSGVLQSGSYVLNATKGKRERIGRILQMHANSRQEITVVYSGDIAAAVGLKDTGTGDTLCDEKSPVILESMNFPDPVIEIAVEPKTKADQDKMSVALGKLTEEDPTLRAHTNEETGQTILAGMGELHLDIIIDRMRREFKVETNVGKPQVAYRETFRAPARVEGKFVRQSGGRGQYGHVWVEFEPLEPGTGSQFESKVVGGSVPREYIAPALAGIEEQMKNGVIAGFPLVDVKATIVDGSYHDVDSNEMAFKIAGSMALKAAKDKCKPVLLEPIMKVEVTVPEEYMGDVMGMLNSRRGRIEGMDSRSGAQIIRAKVPLSEMFGYSTTLRSGTQGRGVFSMELSHYEEVPKSIAEEIVAKTKGGE